The DNA region CAGATCCGCCCCCATGGTGGCGTTGTCGCGGTCGCCCAAGTAGTGCTCTGCTGAACGAAAAAACATCACGGGAATGAGGTAGGCCGGCTCCAGACGCCTGCCGGCAAAGACTACCGTCTCGTACACGGCAATATCCACCCTCTTGCCTAAGGAAAACTCCAAGCGATGGGCCGCCAGTGCCTTCTCCTGATGTCCCCCGTGAAAGAATGTCGGTGAGTAGTGCTGCAGCCAGGCGATCATGCTGGTTAGCTTGAGGTGCGTGCCGGCCACCTGGATCTTCAGTAGGTCGTACGAAGTCGGATGGTCAGAGAGGCCAAGTTGCCCACGCCGTCCTGGTCCCCAGCGATTGCTGTCCTTGCCGTACTGCACGGTGAGAAACGACCAGGTGAAGACCAGGGAAGCGCGTGTCTCGTCGTGATCAGCGGAGGTGCCAGCGCTCCGCACGAAGCCCAGTCCTTCCAGCGTGTAATTGGTGCCGGCCGCAGGATACGTCCTTGTGCCCCACTGCCGGGAGTCGCGCACATCCACCGAGAAACCGAGGCATCTGCCCACCGTCCCCCACAACGTGAAGCCGTTAGTGTCTTCGAACACACGCTCCTGACGAGCGAGGGAGTCCGCCCTGGCAAACTGGCGTCGCCGCACCAAGACTGGGTCCCAAAAGATCTGAAACGGCGGACTGCTAATGGTCAGAAAGTTCCTCCCATTTGCGTAGAGAACATCGGGGAGAAGAGGGTCAAGCCAGCGGCTGTGCACGAGCCTGTGCAGGCGCGTTGGAGCGGCAGTGACCTCAGAACCCAGCCGGCACAGTTCCTCGGCGAACTCGCACTGCAGAAAGGCCAAGGCTTCCGCCTCAACTCTCGTCAAGCGGTCGGTGCTCCCCTGTTTGCCCAAGGCGGCCAGGGCGTGCGCCACCTCCATCCTGGTGAGCGGCCGCGAATTGCCCAAGAAGCCAGGCAGCAGGCCCTTGGTCTCCATGCGTTCCAGGTAGTCGTACACCCAGTGCTGGAGGGGCACGTAAACCGTCTGCGCCTTTGCCGGCCAGGCCAAGCAGACGCAGATGGTCGCAGAAAGGGCCGCGAGCGAGAGGACAACCCTTCGCCTCCTTTCCCCTTTAAAGACAGCCCGCTGACGCGGATCAGGTCCTGCACCGCTGCGCATGGAACTGCTCCAACACGGCGACGATGCGTTGACAGGCGGTGCCGTCGCCGTAGTGGTTGTTGCGCGGTCCCTGGGGGCTAAATGACCGGATAGCATCGACAATGGCCTGGGTGTCGGTCCCCACCAGACAATTCCAACCGTCCGCTACGGTCTCGACCCATTCAGTTTCTGACCGCATGGTAATGCATGGCACGCCGAAGAAGTACGCTTCCTTCTGCACCCCGCCAGAATCGGTGAGGATTGCCCGCGCGTTTCGCTCCAGTTGCAGCATGTCCAGGTAGCTGACGGGCTCTGTGCTCAGCACGTTGGCGGCCCCTTGGAGGAGCTGCTCCAGGCCATGTTCTTTGACAAACCGGCGCGTCCTGGGATGGATGGGGAAGACGATGCGCTCGGCTACGCTGGCAAATGCCGTGAGGATGCTCCGCAGGTGGTCGGCATCGTCGGTACTGTGGGCGCGGTGGACCGTGGCCAAGAGGTAGCCACGCGGGCGCAAGTGCAGCTGGTCCAGCACGGTGGAACGTTGCTCGGCCATTTGCCCAAAGAGGAGGGCCGCGTCGTACATGACGTCTCCGACCAGGTGGACGCCGGCAGTAATTCCCTCGCGCCGCAAGTTCTCCACCGCGGCCTGAGTCGGGCAGAAAAGGAGCTCAGAGGCTCTGTCGGCCAAGACGCGATTGATTTCCTCGGGCATCGTGCGATTGTAACTGCGCAGTCCTGCCTCGACGTGCGCCACCGGGATGCATAACTTTGCTGCGGCGAGCGCGCCGGCCAGGGTAGAATTGGTGTCCCCATAGACCAGCACCACGTCGGGCTTCTCGGCCATC from Calditrichota bacterium includes:
- the wecB gene encoding UDP-N-acetylglucosamine 2-epimerase (non-hydrolyzing); the encoded protein is MKGRPSVKVISIVGARPQFIKAALLCKLLRQKHQEVLVHTGQHYDENMSEVFFREMEIPEPEYNLGVGSGPHGEQTAEMLVRIERVLMAEKPDVVLVYGDTNSTLAGALAAAKLCIPVAHVEAGLRSYNRTMPEEINRVLADRASELLFCPTQAAVENLRREGITAGVHLVGDVMYDAALLFGQMAEQRSTVLDQLHLRPRGYLLATVHRAHSTDDADHLRSILTAFASVAERIVFPIHPRTRRFVKEHGLEQLLQGAANVLSTEPVSYLDMLQLERNARAILTDSGGVQKEAYFFGVPCITMRSETEWVETVADGWNCLVGTDTQAIVDAIRSFSPQGPRNNHYGDGTACQRIVAVLEQFHAQRCRT